From one Candidatus Thioglobus sp. NP1 genomic stretch:
- a CDS encoding aldehyde dehydrogenase yields MENLDFYKSIASTIKYPSQAYINGKYQDAISGNVFENINPATAEVLGTVSHCDHLDVDIAVKAARKSFDNGEWSRCAPEKRKEVLMKLADLIRQNADELAVIESLDSGKTITDCLDEIGGEVPDFFQWYGELIDKTFGKVVPTGEDAAAFIVKEPVGVVGLVVPWNFPLLMAAWKMAPALAAGCSVIVKPAEQTPLTAIRLAQLAEDAGVPPGVINILPGFGETAGEALGRHSDVDVMSFTGSTEVGGYFLKYSSESNLKTVGLEMGGKSPFIILDDAEITDDLIENAVSSAFWNGGQNCSANMRQIVDKRLKDDYLHRIIKLTESYKVGEPLDPNTDLGSMITQEHQQRVLSYIAKGCDEGANLIAGKNGAMDREGYFIQPTIFDNVDPQSTIAKEEIFGPVLGVVTVDGMDEALRIARDTEYGLHATVFTKDIGRAFHMARHLPVGTVGINGFTEGDIKTPFGGFKKSGSLARDNGTEAMDQYLQTKTIWFNL; encoded by the coding sequence ATGGAAAATCTTGACTTTTATAAGTCCATTGCAAGCACCATAAAATATCCATCACAGGCCTATATTAATGGCAAATATCAAGATGCAATTTCAGGAAATGTGTTTGAAAATATTAATCCTGCAACAGCTGAAGTTTTGGGTACTGTTTCTCATTGTGACCATCTTGATGTTGATATTGCTGTTAAAGCAGCTCGTAAATCCTTCGATAATGGGGAATGGTCAAGGTGTGCACCAGAAAAACGAAAAGAAGTCTTAATGAAACTTGCAGATCTTATCCGTCAAAATGCTGATGAGCTGGCTGTTATAGAAAGTTTGGATAGTGGGAAAACTATTACGGATTGTTTAGATGAAATTGGTGGAGAGGTGCCTGATTTTTTCCAGTGGTATGGTGAACTTATTGATAAGACTTTTGGTAAAGTTGTTCCAACTGGTGAAGATGCTGCAGCTTTTATTGTTAAAGAGCCTGTAGGTGTTGTTGGTTTGGTTGTTCCATGGAATTTCCCACTACTTATGGCAGCATGGAAGATGGCTCCCGCATTAGCCGCAGGGTGTTCAGTTATTGTTAAACCAGCTGAGCAAACACCATTGACAGCAATTCGTCTTGCTCAGTTGGCTGAGGATGCTGGAGTTCCACCAGGGGTAATTAATATTTTGCCAGGGTTTGGTGAAACGGCTGGAGAAGCATTAGGGCGACATTCAGATGTTGATGTTATGTCTTTTACTGGCTCTACAGAAGTTGGCGGATATTTCCTAAAATATTCTAGTGAAAGTAACTTGAAAACAGTTGGGTTAGAGATGGGTGGTAAGAGTCCATTTATAATTCTTGATGATGCAGAAATAACTGACGATTTAATAGAAAATGCAGTCTCTTCTGCATTTTGGAATGGTGGTCAAAATTGCTCTGCAAACATGCGACAAATAGTTGATAAACGCTTAAAAGATGATTATCTTCATCGCATTATTAAACTTACTGAATCATATAAGGTTGGAGAACCACTTGATCCAAATACTGATTTAGGATCGATGATTACACAAGAGCATCAACAACGTGTTTTAAGTTATATTGCTAAGGGCTGCGATGAGGGCGCAAACCTGATAGCAGGAAAAAATGGTGCAATGGATCGAGAGGGTTATTTTATCCAGCCTACAATTTTTGATAATGTTGATCCCCAATCAACTATTGCCAAAGAGGAAATATTTGGCCCTGTTTTGGGAGTTGTTACCGTTGATGGAATGGATGAGGCTCTTCGAATTGCACGTGATACAGAATATGGTTTACATGCAACTGTTTTTACCAAAGACATTGGCAGAGCATTTCATATGGCTCGGCACTTGCCTGTTGGTACAGTTGGTATTAATGGTTTTACAGAGGGAGATATTAAAACACCTTTTGGTGGATTTAAAAAATCGGGATCTTTGGCACGTGATAATGGTACTGAAGCTATGGATCAATATCTGCAAACTAAAACAATTTGGTTTAATCTTTAG